One segment of Cervus canadensis isolate Bull #8, Minnesota chromosome 32, ASM1932006v1, whole genome shotgun sequence DNA contains the following:
- the RASA4B gene encoding ras GTPase-activating protein 4B isoform X1, whose protein sequence is MAKRSSLSIRIVEGKNLPAKDITGSSDPYCIVKVDNEPIIRTATVWKTLCPFWGEEYQVHLPPTFHSVAFYVMDEDALSRDDVIGKVCLTRDTLAAHPKGFSGWAHLTEVDPDEEVQGEIHLRLEVVPGTRARLRCSVLEARDLAPKDRNGASDPFVRVRYNGRTQETSIVKKSCYPRWNETFEFELEEGAAEALCVEAWDWDLVSRNDFLGKVVFNVQRLWAAQREEGWFRLQPDQSKSRREEGHVGSLQLEVRLRDETVLPSGCYQPLVQLLCREVKLGTQSPGQLISLIEETTSTEYRQEVATTLLKLFLGQGLAKDFLDLLFQLELSRTSEANTLFRSNSLASKSMESFLKVAGMRYLHGVLGPIIDSVFEEKKYVELDPSKVEVKDVGCSGLHRPQTEAEVLEQSAQTLRAHLGALLSALSRSVRACPAVVRATFRQLFRRVRERFPSAQDENVPFIAVTSFLCLRFISPAILAPKLFHLRERHADARTSRTLLLLAKAVQNVGNMDTPASRAKEAWMEPLQPMVRQGVAQLKDFITKLVDIQEKDELDLQRTLSLQAPPVKEGPLFIHRTKSKGPLMSSSFKKLHFSLTTEALSFAKTPSSKKSTLIKLANIRAVEKVEEKSFGSSHVMQVIYTDDSGRLQTAYLQCKCVNELNQWLSALRKVCINNTGLLGSYHRGVFRGDKWSCCHQRDKTDLGCDKTRSWVTLQEWNDPLDHDLEAQLIYRHLLGVEATLREKHRQLSMGPEAGRGPTGPGEAPEDPLAELLQVLGDLQEAHRSSPAGSPPSEPSRVLELQT, encoded by the exons ATGGCCAAGCGCAGCTCGCTGTCCATCCGCATCGTGGAGGggaagaacctgcccgccaaggACAT CACCGGCAGCAGCGACCCCTACTGCATCGTGAAGGTGGACAACGAGCCCATCATCAG GACGGCCACTGTGTGGAAGACCCTGTGCCCCTTCTGGGGCGAGGAGTACCAGGTGCACCTGCCGCCCACCTTCCACTCGGTGGCCTTCTACGTCATGGATGAGGATGCCCTCAG CCGGGACGATGTCATCGGGAAGGTCTGCCTTACCAGGGACACGCTGGCCGCTCACCCTAAGG GTTTCAGCGGGTGGGCCCACCTGACCGAGGTCGACCCTGATGAGGAGGTGCAGGGTGAGATCCACCTGCGGCTGGAGGTGGTGCCGGGGACCCGGGCCCGGCTGCGCTGCTCTGTGCTGGAGGCCAG GGACCTCGCCCCCAAGGACCGTAATGGCGCATCTGACCCCTTTGTCCGAGTGCGATACAACGGCCGCACGCAGGAGACCTCg ATCGTGAAAAAGTCATGCTACCCACGTTGGAACGAGACATTTGAGTTCGAGCTGGAGGAGGGGGCGGCGGAGGCGCTGTGCGTGGAGGCCTGGGACTGGGACCTTGTCAGTCGCAATGATTTCCTGGGCAAA GTGGTGTTCAACGTGCAGAGACTGTGGGCGGCCCAGCGGGAGGAGGGCTGGTTCCGGCTGCAGCCTGACCAGTCCAAGAGCCGGCGGGAAGA GGGCCACGTGGGCTCCTTGCAGCTGGAGGTGCGGCTGCGGGATGAGACGGTGCTGCCATCCGGCTGCTACCAGCCCCTGGTGCAGCTGTTGTGCCGAGAGGTGAAGCTGGGCACCCAG AGCCCAGGGCAGCTGATCTCACTCATTGAGGAGACGACCAGCACGGAGTACCGCCAGGAGGTGGCCACCACCCTGCTCAAGCTCTTCCTGGGGCAGGGACTAGCCAAAGACTTCCTGGACCTGCTCTTTCAGCTGGAGCTGAGCCGCACCA GTGAGGCCAACACCCTGTTCCGGAGCAACTCTCTGGCATCCAAATCCATGGAGTCTTTTCTGAAG GTGGCAGGGATGCGGTATCTGCACGGAGTCCTGGGCCCCATCATTGACAGCGTATTTGAGGAAAAGAAGTACGTGGAGCTGGATCCCAGCAAGGTGGAAGTCAAGGATGTAGG GTGCTCTGGACTGCACCGCCCGCAGACCGAGGCCGAGGTGCTGGAGCAGAGCGCACAGACGCTGCGCGCCCACCTGGGGGCGCTGCTGAGCGCACTTAGCCGCTCGGTTCGCGCGTGCCCCGCCGTGGTCCGGGCCACCTTCCGCCAGCTCTTCCGGCGCGTGCGCGAGCGCTTCCCCAGCGCCCAGGACGAG AACGTGCCCTTCATCGCCGTCACCAGCTTCCTGTGCCTGCGCTTCATCTCTCCTGCCATCCTGGCGCCCAAGCTCTTCCACCTGCGAGAGCGGCACGCGGACGCCCGCACCAGCCGCACCCTGCTCCTGCTGGCCAAG GCGGTCCAGAACGTGGGCAACATGGACACGCCAGCTTCCAGGGCTAAGGAGGCTTGGATGGAACCGCTGCAGCCCATGGTGCGCCAGGGCGTGGCCCAGCTGAAGGACTTCATTACCAAGCTGGTGGACATCCAGGAGAAAGACG AGCTGGACCTGCAGCGGACCCTGAGCTTGCAGGCACCCCCGGTGAAGGAAGGGCCGCTCTTCATCCACAGGACCAAGAGCAAAGGCCCCCTCATGTCCTCCTCCTTCAAGAAGCTCCACTTCTCCCTCACCACGGAGGCCCTCAGCTTTGCCAAGACCCCCAGCTCCAAG AAGAGCACCCTCATCAAGCTCGCCAACATCCGGGCAGTAGAGAAAGTGGAGGAGAAGAGCTTTGGCAGCTCCCATGTCATGCAGGTCATCTACACGGACGACTCAGGCAGGCTCCAGACTGCCTACCTGCAGTGCAAG TGTGTGAACGAGCTGAACCAGTGGCTGTCTGCACTGAGGAAGGTCTGCATCAACAACACCGGCCTGCTGGGCTCCTACCACCGTGGCGTCTTCCGCGGGGACAAATGGAGCTGCTGCCACCAGAGGGACAAGACAG ATCTGGGCTGTGACAAGACGCGGTCCTGGGTGACCCTACAGGAGTGGAATGACCCTCTCGACCACGACCTGGAGGCTCAGCTCATCTACCGGCACCTGCTGGGCGTGGAGGCCACACTGCG GGAGAAGCACCGACAACTGAGCATGGGCCCAGAGGCAGGCCGCGGGCCAACGGGCCCTGGGGAAG CCCCCGAGGACCCACTGGCCGAGCTGCTCCAGGTGCTCGGGGACCTCCAGGAGGCCCACAGGTCCAGCCCAGCCGGCTCGCCACCCTCGGAGCCCAGCCGCGTCCTGGAGCTGCAGACGTGA
- the POLR2J gene encoding DNA-directed RNA polymerase II subunit RPB11-a produces MNAPPAFESFLLFEGEKKITINKDTKVPNACLFTINKEDHTLGNIIKSQLLKDPQVLFAGYKVPHPLEHKIIIRVQTTPDYSPQEAFTNAITDLISELSLLEERFRVAIKDKQEGIE; encoded by the exons ATGAACGCCCCTCCCGCCTTCGAGTCGTTCTTGCTCTTCGAGGGCGAGAAGAA GATCACCATTAACAAGGACACCAAAGTACCCAATGCCTGTTTGTTCACCATCAACAAGGAGGACCACACGCTAGGAAACATCATTAAATC GCAGCTGCTCAAGGACCCACAGGTGCTGTTTGCTGGCTACAAAGTCCCGCACCCCTTGGAGCACAAGATCATCATCCGGGTGCAGACCACGCCGGATTACAGCCCCCAGGAGGCCTTCACCAACGCCATCACCGACCTCATCAGTGAGCTGTCCCTGCTGGAAGAGCGCTTCCGG
- the RASA4B gene encoding ras GTPase-activating protein 4B isoform X2 has protein sequence MAKRSSLSIRIVEGKNLPAKDITGSSDPYCIVKVDNEPIIRTATVWKTLCPFWGEEYQVHLPPTFHSVAFYVMDEDALSRDDVIGKVCLTRDTLAAHPKGFSGWAHLTEVDPDEEVQGEIHLRLEVVPGTRARLRCSVLEARDLAPKDRNGASDPFVRVRYNGRTQETSIVKKSCYPRWNETFEFELEEGAAEALCVEAWDWDLVSRNDFLGKVVFNVQRLWAAQREEGWFRLQPDQSKSRREEGHVGSLQLEVRLRDETVLPSGCYQPLVQLLCREVKLGTQSPGQLISLIEETTSTEYRQEVATTLLKLFLGQGLAKDFLDLLFQLELSRTSEANTLFRSNSLASKSMESFLKVAGMRYLHGVLGPIIDSVFEEKKYVELDPSKVEVKDVGCSGLHRPQTEAEVLEQSAQTLRAHLGALLSALSRSVRACPAVVRATFRQLFRRVRERFPSAQDENVPFIAVTSFLCLRFISPAILAPKLFHLRERHADARTSRTLLLLAKAVQNVGNMDTPASRAKEAWMEPLQPMVRQGVAQLKDFITKLVDIQEKDELDLQRTLSLQAPPVKEGPLFIHRTKSKGPLMSSSFKKLHFSLTTEALSFAKTPSSKCVNELNQWLSALRKVCINNTGLLGSYHRGVFRGDKWSCCHQRDKTDLGCDKTRSWVTLQEWNDPLDHDLEAQLIYRHLLGVEATLREKHRQLSMGPEAGRGPTGPGEAPEDPLAELLQVLGDLQEAHRSSPAGSPPSEPSRVLELQT, from the exons ATGGCCAAGCGCAGCTCGCTGTCCATCCGCATCGTGGAGGggaagaacctgcccgccaaggACAT CACCGGCAGCAGCGACCCCTACTGCATCGTGAAGGTGGACAACGAGCCCATCATCAG GACGGCCACTGTGTGGAAGACCCTGTGCCCCTTCTGGGGCGAGGAGTACCAGGTGCACCTGCCGCCCACCTTCCACTCGGTGGCCTTCTACGTCATGGATGAGGATGCCCTCAG CCGGGACGATGTCATCGGGAAGGTCTGCCTTACCAGGGACACGCTGGCCGCTCACCCTAAGG GTTTCAGCGGGTGGGCCCACCTGACCGAGGTCGACCCTGATGAGGAGGTGCAGGGTGAGATCCACCTGCGGCTGGAGGTGGTGCCGGGGACCCGGGCCCGGCTGCGCTGCTCTGTGCTGGAGGCCAG GGACCTCGCCCCCAAGGACCGTAATGGCGCATCTGACCCCTTTGTCCGAGTGCGATACAACGGCCGCACGCAGGAGACCTCg ATCGTGAAAAAGTCATGCTACCCACGTTGGAACGAGACATTTGAGTTCGAGCTGGAGGAGGGGGCGGCGGAGGCGCTGTGCGTGGAGGCCTGGGACTGGGACCTTGTCAGTCGCAATGATTTCCTGGGCAAA GTGGTGTTCAACGTGCAGAGACTGTGGGCGGCCCAGCGGGAGGAGGGCTGGTTCCGGCTGCAGCCTGACCAGTCCAAGAGCCGGCGGGAAGA GGGCCACGTGGGCTCCTTGCAGCTGGAGGTGCGGCTGCGGGATGAGACGGTGCTGCCATCCGGCTGCTACCAGCCCCTGGTGCAGCTGTTGTGCCGAGAGGTGAAGCTGGGCACCCAG AGCCCAGGGCAGCTGATCTCACTCATTGAGGAGACGACCAGCACGGAGTACCGCCAGGAGGTGGCCACCACCCTGCTCAAGCTCTTCCTGGGGCAGGGACTAGCCAAAGACTTCCTGGACCTGCTCTTTCAGCTGGAGCTGAGCCGCACCA GTGAGGCCAACACCCTGTTCCGGAGCAACTCTCTGGCATCCAAATCCATGGAGTCTTTTCTGAAG GTGGCAGGGATGCGGTATCTGCACGGAGTCCTGGGCCCCATCATTGACAGCGTATTTGAGGAAAAGAAGTACGTGGAGCTGGATCCCAGCAAGGTGGAAGTCAAGGATGTAGG GTGCTCTGGACTGCACCGCCCGCAGACCGAGGCCGAGGTGCTGGAGCAGAGCGCACAGACGCTGCGCGCCCACCTGGGGGCGCTGCTGAGCGCACTTAGCCGCTCGGTTCGCGCGTGCCCCGCCGTGGTCCGGGCCACCTTCCGCCAGCTCTTCCGGCGCGTGCGCGAGCGCTTCCCCAGCGCCCAGGACGAG AACGTGCCCTTCATCGCCGTCACCAGCTTCCTGTGCCTGCGCTTCATCTCTCCTGCCATCCTGGCGCCCAAGCTCTTCCACCTGCGAGAGCGGCACGCGGACGCCCGCACCAGCCGCACCCTGCTCCTGCTGGCCAAG GCGGTCCAGAACGTGGGCAACATGGACACGCCAGCTTCCAGGGCTAAGGAGGCTTGGATGGAACCGCTGCAGCCCATGGTGCGCCAGGGCGTGGCCCAGCTGAAGGACTTCATTACCAAGCTGGTGGACATCCAGGAGAAAGACG AGCTGGACCTGCAGCGGACCCTGAGCTTGCAGGCACCCCCGGTGAAGGAAGGGCCGCTCTTCATCCACAGGACCAAGAGCAAAGGCCCCCTCATGTCCTCCTCCTTCAAGAAGCTCCACTTCTCCCTCACCACGGAGGCCCTCAGCTTTGCCAAGACCCCCAGCTCCAAG TGTGTGAACGAGCTGAACCAGTGGCTGTCTGCACTGAGGAAGGTCTGCATCAACAACACCGGCCTGCTGGGCTCCTACCACCGTGGCGTCTTCCGCGGGGACAAATGGAGCTGCTGCCACCAGAGGGACAAGACAG ATCTGGGCTGTGACAAGACGCGGTCCTGGGTGACCCTACAGGAGTGGAATGACCCTCTCGACCACGACCTGGAGGCTCAGCTCATCTACCGGCACCTGCTGGGCGTGGAGGCCACACTGCG GGAGAAGCACCGACAACTGAGCATGGGCCCAGAGGCAGGCCGCGGGCCAACGGGCCCTGGGGAAG CCCCCGAGGACCCACTGGCCGAGCTGCTCCAGGTGCTCGGGGACCTCCAGGAGGCCCACAGGTCCAGCCCAGCCGGCTCGCCACCCTCGGAGCCCAGCCGCGTCCTGGAGCTGCAGACGTGA